A single Oligoflexia bacterium DNA region contains:
- a CDS encoding S8 family peptidase has product MKNSNLIHLVLVLSILAAGCSKNRPTQKEENIPINAKGDLLGQEGEVENWFTKSPDLDLVEGTQADRTYVDFNLKTDVAPIIVAVIDSGVDVKHEDLQGQIWVNEDEVPGNGLDDDKNGFVDDVNGWNFLGSYDKSRKPINIDDTTLEVTRELVAMKKLKAQREAQGLTLSESETKYLQKLDAEVSEELKVAKESKDRFEPEYKIIKASYEILKPLLNNVELKDLTLKLVSELSVVEVRDIAARDAIVASMDKLKVVSVARLLRLIARADSALNVYYNENFDPRKVIIGDDPSDFNDRNYGNNDLLAGDANHGTHVSGIIAAVRNNNLGINGIATNVKIMVLRAVPNGDEYDKDVANSVRYAVDNGARIVTMSFGKAYSPYKEKVDEAFRYAAAKNVLIVHAAGNSSLNTDIFPHFPNKFMAQSGAEISTFLDVGANSEKKGLDLPAVFTNYGQSTVDIFAPGVNLKSTVVGSLYATYSGTSMATPCVTGVAALVLSQYPDLSALELKAILKNSARTYPDLIVNLPGALAEPLKVLFRKLSETGGIVDTFEALKLAASRQ; this is encoded by the coding sequence ATGAAAAACAGTAACTTAATCCATCTCGTGCTTGTACTCTCGATCTTGGCAGCTGGTTGTTCGAAAAATCGTCCTACACAAAAAGAAGAAAATATTCCGATTAATGCCAAGGGTGATTTGCTTGGCCAAGAAGGTGAAGTTGAGAATTGGTTCACTAAAAGTCCAGACTTAGATTTAGTTGAAGGAACACAAGCCGATCGTACTTATGTCGATTTTAATCTTAAAACAGACGTCGCTCCTATCATCGTTGCTGTCATTGACAGTGGTGTTGATGTGAAGCACGAAGATCTTCAAGGTCAAATTTGGGTTAATGAAGATGAAGTCCCGGGAAACGGCCTTGACGATGACAAAAATGGTTTTGTTGATGATGTGAACGGATGGAACTTCTTAGGAAGTTACGACAAATCACGTAAACCCATCAATATCGACGACACAACTCTTGAGGTAACACGGGAACTTGTTGCCATGAAAAAACTTAAAGCTCAAAGAGAAGCACAAGGTTTAACACTATCAGAATCTGAAACTAAGTATCTTCAGAAATTAGACGCTGAAGTTTCTGAAGAACTAAAAGTGGCTAAAGAAAGTAAAGATCGCTTTGAGCCTGAATATAAAATTATAAAAGCTAGCTATGAAATTTTAAAGCCACTTCTTAATAATGTTGAGCTAAAAGATCTTACACTAAAATTAGTGTCAGAATTAAGTGTTGTAGAAGTTCGAGATATTGCTGCTCGTGATGCAATTGTGGCATCAATGGATAAATTAAAAGTTGTGTCTGTTGCGCGCCTTTTACGACTCATAGCTCGCGCTGATTCTGCACTAAATGTTTACTACAATGAAAATTTTGACCCTCGAAAAGTCATCATTGGTGATGACCCATCTGATTTTAATGATCGCAACTATGGCAATAATGATTTACTCGCTGGCGATGCTAACCATGGCACACACGTCTCGGGAATCATTGCTGCAGTTAGAAATAATAATCTTGGAATAAATGGCATCGCAACAAATGTTAAGATCATGGTGCTTAGAGCCGTGCCTAATGGTGATGAGTATGACAAAGATGTGGCCAATTCAGTGCGATATGCTGTTGATAACGGCGCACGCATTGTAACTATGAGTTTTGGAAAAGCATATTCTCCTTATAAAGAAAAAGTAGATGAAGCGTTTCGTTATGCAGCTGCAAAAAATGTTTTAATTGTTCACGCTGCTGGGAATAGTTCTTTGAACACAGATATCTTTCCTCATTTTCCAAACAAGTTTATGGCACAATCTGGGGCAGAGATTTCTACGTTCTTAGATGTAGGGGCTAACAGTGAGAAAAAAGGGCTGGATTTGCCAGCTGTATTTACGAATTACGGTCAAAGTACAGTAGATATTTTTGCACCTGGTGTGAATCTTAAATCAACAGTTGTTGGTTCGCTCTATGCGACTTACTCAGGGACAAGTATGGCAACCCCTTGTGTGACAGGCGTTGCTGCTCTGGTATTATCTCAATATCCTGATTTATCAGCACTTGAGTTAAAAGCTATTTTGAAAAATTCAGCTCGCACGTATCCTGATTTGATCGTAAATCTTCCCGGAGCACTTGCTGAACCGTTAAAGGTTTTATTTCGAAAGTTAAGTGAAACAGGTGGAATTGTAGATACGTTTGAGGCCTTAAAACTCGCAGCTTCAAGACAATAG